In Deinococcus sedimenti, a single genomic region encodes these proteins:
- a CDS encoding protein-methionine-sulfoxide reductase heme-binding subunit MsrQ — MGGLLPAAVLIADALSGQLGANPIQRATLQTGLLTLALLVLSLACTPLRLLTGWTWPARIRKALGLLAFAYGVLHFLIYLLDHSFDLTLMTEDVLKRPFITAGFTALLLLVPLALTSTPRAVKRLGFQRWTRLHQLAYVAVSLGALHYYWGVKKDHTQPLIYAAVIAALFAVRLLRRSPARRAASARTR, encoded by the coding sequence GTGGGCGGGCTGCTCCCGGCCGCCGTCCTGATCGCCGACGCCCTGAGCGGGCAGCTGGGCGCGAACCCCATTCAGCGTGCCACCCTGCAGACCGGACTGCTCACGCTGGCGCTGCTGGTGCTGTCGCTGGCCTGCACGCCGCTGCGCCTGCTGACCGGCTGGACGTGGCCCGCCCGCATCCGCAAGGCACTGGGCCTGCTCGCCTTTGCGTACGGCGTGCTGCACTTCCTGATCTACCTGCTGGACCACTCCTTCGACCTGACCCTGATGACCGAGGACGTCCTGAAACGTCCGTTCATCACCGCCGGATTCACCGCGCTGCTGCTGCTCGTCCCACTGGCGCTGACCAGCACGCCCCGCGCCGTGAAACGCCTCGGCTTCCAGCGCTGGACGCGCCTGCACCAGCTGGCGTACGTGGCCGTCAGCCTGGGCGCCCTGCACTACTACTGGGGCGTGAAGAAGGACCACACCCAGCCGCTGATCTACGCCGCCGTGATCGCCGCGCTGTTCGCCGTGCGCCTGCTCCGCCGGTCCCCCGCCCGGCGGGCCGCGTCCGCGCGGACGCGCTGA
- a CDS encoding GNAT family N-acetyltransferase: MTAIVRPVQPSDQRAVGDIAFGTGFFGQSARVYFPAPGLFRALWVAAYFRGAGFAGFVAEVDGQIVGYVLGAPDGNLYQQGLRRAAPEILAALPTWGLLGCLPYLGRAALWHAPQADPVRFPAHLHLNLLPDARGHRLGERLLRAHLRTLAGAGVPGVQLSTTTENAAALGLYRKVGFQVAHRRATPLWTPWLGRAATQVVMTLDLSRPDLLDL, translated from the coding sequence ATGACCGCAATCGTGCGTCCCGTGCAGCCGTCCGATCAGCGGGCCGTGGGCGACATCGCGTTCGGGACGGGTTTCTTCGGGCAGAGTGCCCGGGTGTACTTTCCCGCTCCGGGGCTGTTCCGGGCGCTGTGGGTGGCCGCGTACTTCCGTGGGGCGGGGTTCGCGGGATTCGTCGCCGAGGTGGACGGGCAGATCGTCGGGTATGTCCTGGGCGCCCCGGACGGGAACCTGTATCAGCAGGGGCTACGCCGGGCCGCGCCGGAGATCTTGGCGGCCCTGCCCACGTGGGGCCTGCTGGGCTGCCTGCCGTACCTGGGCCGCGCGGCGCTGTGGCACGCGCCGCAGGCAGACCCGGTCCGGTTCCCGGCGCACCTGCACCTGAACCTCCTGCCGGACGCGCGGGGCCACCGGCTGGGCGAGCGCCTTCTGCGGGCGCACCTGCGGACCCTGGCGGGCGCGGGGGTTCCCGGCGTGCAGCTGTCCACCACCACCGAGAACGCGGCGGCGCTGGGCCTGTACCGCAAGGTGGGGTTTCAGGTGGCCCACAGGCGTGCCACGCCCCTGTGGACCCCGTGGCTGGGGCGGGCCGCCACGCAGGTCGTGATGACCCTGGACCTGAGCCGCCCGGACCTGCTGGACCTCTGA
- a CDS encoding ABC transporter permease, giving the protein MDSIVIEALVRALAVGTPLLLACLGAILNERAGVVNLGVEGLMAVGALAAFAVASKSPDANLWVAVGAAMLAGAALSLLHAFATVTLRANQFVSGLALALIGTGAAGLLGKKFEGLPLFNKVPDWTLGSFTISPFTVAALILAGLLAFWLNATRSGLTLRSVGENPAAADVLGVNVGLTRVLAVLGGGALAGLAGAFLALSYRSSWADNMTNGLGWIAVALVIFVGWRPLRAIAGALFFGFLYYLQFRLQGNSNVPTEVFSAMPFILVLVVLALAGVRGQAGDAPAALGRAYVRGER; this is encoded by the coding sequence ATGGATAGCATTGTCATCGAGGCGCTGGTGCGCGCCCTGGCGGTCGGAACGCCGCTGCTGCTCGCGTGCCTGGGCGCGATCCTGAACGAACGCGCCGGGGTCGTGAACCTGGGCGTGGAGGGCCTGATGGCCGTCGGCGCGCTCGCCGCGTTCGCCGTGGCCTCGAAAAGCCCGGACGCGAACCTGTGGGTGGCGGTCGGGGCGGCCATGCTGGCGGGCGCGGCCCTGTCGCTGCTGCACGCGTTCGCTACTGTTACGCTGCGCGCCAACCAGTTCGTCAGCGGCCTCGCTCTGGCCCTGATCGGGACGGGCGCGGCGGGCCTACTCGGCAAGAAGTTCGAGGGGCTGCCACTCTTCAACAAGGTGCCCGACTGGACGCTGGGCAGCTTCACGATCAGTCCGTTCACGGTCGCCGCGCTGATCCTCGCGGGCCTGCTGGCCTTCTGGCTGAACGCCACGCGGAGCGGCCTGACCCTGCGCTCGGTCGGGGAGAACCCGGCGGCAGCGGACGTGCTGGGCGTGAATGTCGGCCTGACGCGCGTGCTGGCCGTGCTGGGCGGCGGCGCGCTGGCCGGACTGGCGGGCGCGTTCCTGGCCCTGTCGTACCGGTCCTCGTGGGCGGACAACATGACGAACGGCCTGGGCTGGATCGCCGTGGCACTCGTGATCTTCGTCGGCTGGCGGCCCCTGCGTGCCATCGCCGGGGCGCTGTTCTTCGGGTTCCTGTACTACCTGCAGTTCCGCCTGCAGGGGAACAGCAACGTCCCCACCGAGGTGTTCAGCGCCATGCCGTTCATCCTCGTGCTCGTCGTGCTGGCCCTGGCGGGCGTGCGTGGGCAGGCCGGGGACGCCCCCGCCGCGCTGGGCCGCGCGTACGTGCGCGGCGAACGCTGA